ATTTTGGAGTGTCCATGAAGCGGCCCGAACCGATTGACGAAGAGTACACATTCGCCGATGGCGTCATCATCAGCGAAACCGATCTGAAGGGAATCATCACATACGCGAACCGCAAATTCATAGAGATTTCAGGCTATTCCAAAGAGGAGCTTGTCGGCAAGCCCCACAGCATCATCCGGCACCCGGACATGCCGAAAGCGGCCTTTAAACAGATGTGGGATACCATAGAAAACGACAAAGAGTGGCAGGGCATCGTTAAAAATCTTCGCAAAGATGGCCGATATTACTGGGTAGATACCTATATCAAACCTGTCTACAAAGACGGCAAAAAGGTCGGATACATCGCCGCCAGGCATCCGGCAAAACAGATCGATGTCCTGTCCATCAAAAACACTTACGCCCAGATGCTTGAAGACGAGAGAAAAGGATAAACGTGTTAATCTACAGAAACGACGGAAAACTGCACAGCATCTCCAAAAAAGCTCTGAAAATCGCAGGCTATCACGATATCGCCCAGTTTCTGGGTGACCACAATGATTACAGCGAGCTTTTTGTCAAAAAACCCGGCTATATCTACAATTTCGAAAACTTTTCCTGGCTGAGTTTTCTAAGAAATGCCACAACCCAGCAGAAAAAGGTTCTCATCGCGACTAACGACAAAGCCACCTACGAGTGCGAACTCGAGCTCGAGACTCTTTTTCCCGTGACATTCGATCAGAACACACCGGAGTTTTATTACCAGATCACTTTCAAAAACATGCGCCTTTTGGCGGGCAGCGGCGACAGCGCACTCTCCATTGATCTTACCGGTTTTGAAACGGAAACGGTCGAAGAGGAGATTCAACCCGCTATCACCGAAGCGCCGGCTGCCGCCGCGCCGGCCGAAACAATGGCACAGGGTCCCGAAGAGGAGAGCGAAATGATCCTCTTCGGCGAATCTCCAGCCGAAGAGAAAGAAAGCGAAACCGACGAATTTGAAATAGTTCTGAAAGAGACACCTCCCGAAACGCCGGCCCCCTCCCTTTCCGCCCAAAAAGAGGAGGCGCTGGAGCTGGTCGACTTCTCGTTCGAAGACGAAAAAGCGCCGGCGGCCGAACCGGCCGTTACCGAAGAAGAGCTTCCCCTGGGCGCCGAACGTGTCCAAGAGGAGATGGTCCCCGAAATCGGCCTCAAAGAAGAGCCCACTGAAGCGTCCATTGAAGCGCCGGCTTTTGAAGAAGAACCAAAACCCGCAGAAAGCACGGAGCCCAAAGGAGAAAAAGCCGAACTCTCCATCGAGATGCCTGACATCCGAAAAGTTTCCGGAACGCTCGGACTGCCTGAGACGATGGTCAAGGCTTTCATCCGGGAATTTGTCGACACCTATTTCAACGACCTTGACGAAGTGAAAGCGGCCATCGGAGCCGAGAAGCCGGACATCGTCAGAAAAGAGGCGATGAAACTCAAAGGCATCGCCGCCAATCTGATGATGTCGCCCCTGGTGCAGATTCTCGAAGAGGTCCTCTCGGCAAAAGAGCAGAGCGGTATCGAGTCGGCCTGGAACGGGATCGACCGCTACATGAAAGAGCTCGCGGCGCTCTACGCTTCCCCTATCACCCAACCGCCGAGTGGCGAACCGATCGCGGAAACGGCAGTGGCGGAAGAGGCGGAGGAGTCCAAAGCAACAAAAACCTCGAAGGCGGAGGAGACGGCGCAGCCGGGCGAGACGGCCAAAAAACTACGGCTGGATATGACAGAAGGCGAAGAGACGATAGAGTTCGATCCCTCCGAGGCGGCCAACGCCCTGGGGCTGCCAGAGTCTCTGATCGTCGAATTCGTCAACGACTTCATCCAGCAGGCGAAAGAGGAGAAGGCCAATTTCGAAAAACATTTCGAAATGGACGACATCAAAACGATCAACGAAATCGCCCACAAACTCAAAGGAGTCGCCGCGAATCTGCGTATCGAGGATATGCGGCAGCTGATGGAGAACGCGCAGCACGCCAAAACGCCCGAAGAGGTCGAAAAGAGCCTGAGAGTATTCTACAGGAAACTGGCAGCGCTGACGAAATCGATGGCAAAGGAATATGCATGAAACAGAAGCTATTGCCTTTTATACTGATTTTTCCGTTACTGAGTGTTGCCAGTTACTTTTCCGACGGTATGCGTGCATACAAGCAGGGAAACTACAAAGAGGCGAAAGCCCAGTTCGAACAGGCGATCGAAGAAGAGGGCTCCGAACAGGCCAACTTCTTTCTGGGCCTGCTCTATCTTAAAGGGATGGGAGTCGAACGGGATATTTCCGCCGCGAAACGGTTTCTCGCCAAAGCCGCGGAAGCCGGCAACGCGCGCGCAAAATGTTATCTGGCGGAAGCCTATCTGCTCCAGAACCAATCGGACAAGCAGGTGGCGCTCAAACTCCTCAAAGAGGGGAAAAACGCCGGGGCCAGCGAGTGCCTGGAAATCGCAACAACATACAAAATTCCACTATAATATCGAGGTGACGCATGCAAGTAGGTATTCGAAGTAAACTCAAACTGATATCACTGATTCCCATCCTGCTTCTGTTGGGATTTGCGAGTTATTTTCTCTATCAGTCCTCCACCAACTATTTCAAAGGGCAGACATTCAACGAAAGGATGGTCTACAGCTCCATCATCAACGACCTGGCCACGCAGCTGGCCAAA
This genomic interval from Hydrogenimonas urashimensis contains the following:
- a CDS encoding Hpt domain-containing protein; protein product: MLIYRNDGKLHSISKKALKIAGYHDIAQFLGDHNDYSELFVKKPGYIYNFENFSWLSFLRNATTQQKKVLIATNDKATYECELELETLFPVTFDQNTPEFYYQITFKNMRLLAGSGDSALSIDLTGFETETVEEEIQPAITEAPAAAAPAETMAQGPEEESEMILFGESPAEEKESETDEFEIVLKETPPETPAPSLSAQKEEALELVDFSFEDEKAPAAEPAVTEEELPLGAERVQEEMVPEIGLKEEPTEASIEAPAFEEEPKPAESTEPKGEKAELSIEMPDIRKVSGTLGLPETMVKAFIREFVDTYFNDLDEVKAAIGAEKPDIVRKEAMKLKGIAANLMMSPLVQILEEVLSAKEQSGIESAWNGIDRYMKELAALYASPITQPPSGEPIAETAVAEEAEESKATKTSKAEETAQPGETAKKLRLDMTEGEETIEFDPSEAANALGLPESLIVEFVNDFIQQAKEEKANFEKHFEMDDIKTINEIAHKLKGVAANLRIEDMRQLMENAQHAKTPEEVEKSLRVFYRKLAALTKSMAKEYA
- a CDS encoding PAS domain-containing protein yields the protein MKRPEPIDEEYTFADGVIISETDLKGIITYANRKFIEISGYSKEELVGKPHSIIRHPDMPKAAFKQMWDTIENDKEWQGIVKNLRKDGRYYWVDTYIKPVYKDGKKVGYIAARHPAKQIDVLSIKNTYAQMLEDERKG
- a CDS encoding tetratricopeptide repeat protein, producing MKQKLLPFILIFPLLSVASYFSDGMRAYKQGNYKEAKAQFEQAIEEEGSEQANFFLGLLYLKGMGVERDISAAKRFLAKAAEAGNARAKCYLAEAYLLQNQSDKQVALKLLKEGKNAGASECLEIATTYKIPL